The nucleotide sequence TATtgaaataacaacaaaaattagaaagaaaaaaaaagaattgaagggcatgaaaaaaaaaaaaaaattgtcattcTCCAACGTCTATATTTCTGGTATGTCCTCTGATATAGACAAGAGtgatcaaaaaacaaaaaacaagagtgATCAGAAGATTACTTGTTTATTGGGTTATCTGTCAATTGGTGGTAAATCTCCTCTCTTTATGGCAAAGACTCGATTGGGTTTGGGGGATCATTGTGGTTCAGCCATGTTTTAAGAGAAAGCTATCAACAACGCTAAATTAATTGTGAATTTAGAGATCATTTGTATCAAAAagtagaaataaaaaataattggttgctcctaagaacttttaaacagttaaaattattaagttcaagatctaaaaaatatatagtattaacaaaattaaaaaatttaaaatagtatgaATACTTCACattaataccaaaaaaagacatacaaaaacgatgtatatgtatatattcttGACATACGAATGTATATGATCACCTCTTTAGTAATtcttgaaaacattaaaaaaaaaaagtgtacaGAAAAATCTATATGCTGACGTGGCGAAATAAGAGTcggttttaatatttatataaataatcggCCAATAAAATGTGTAAACCTTTGGTAGTCTACTCGTAACGGGCTCTGTATTCTAGTTGAATTTGTCGGGTTCGAATCCAACAGTGCCCAAATTttccattaaatttttattttcttatgacGGGTTCGAATCCAACAGTTGGATTTAACGGCTGTGCATGCGACCATTCTAAATATCAttgatttgattataatttCTAGACTCCTCTATTTCTAGACATGTCGGTACCAACTGCCAAATTGCCAGCTAGTGTTGGGAAACGAAATTTTATtgaatgaatgtttttttttttttttttttttttttttNNNNNNNNNNNNNNNNNNNNNNNNNNNNNNNNNNNNNNNNNNNNNNNNNNNNNNNNNNNNNNNNNNNNNNNNNNNNNNNNNNNNNNNNNNNNNNNNNNNNNNNNNNNNNNNNNNNNNNNNNNNNNNNNNNNNNNNNNNNNNNNNNNNNNNNNNNNNNNNNNNNNNNNNNNNNNNNNNNNNNNNNNNNNNNNNNNNNNNNNNNNNNNNNNNNNNNNNNNNNNNNNNNNNNNNNNNNNNNNNNNNNNNNNNNNNNNNNNNNNNNNNNNNNNNNNNNNNNNNNNNNNNNNNNNNNNNNNNNNNNNNNNNNNNNNNNNNNNNNNNNNNNNNNNNNNNNNNNNNNNNNNNNNNNNNNNNNNNNNNNNNNNNNNNNNNNNNNNNNNNNNNNNNNNNatccctttttttttttttttttttttttttttttggacaaacatatTGAATGAATGTCTTATACGACCTTATTAATCTTCAGAGACATTTGTAAGACATTTTTTGAGGGacttgataatatttttttaaaaagatgcaCCGAATTAAAACTGATACAATATGGGTTTTAGGagtttatatatctattttcacgtcaagatttgaaaattatattattatgttcaAATATAGAAACAATATGTCTGATGTGTCTATATATTCTTATGTATATGATCATCACTCGTATGTATACGTCAAGATTAATTAAAGAGAAGCCTTTAACGATTGGTGTAAACGCCATTGGAGCTTTGATCATGTTTTCAACTTTGGACCGGACATGCAATGTGTTATTGCGTGAAGGCTCAAAATCGTCTCCATCTTCAATGATGTCAGATCCTAAGCTAACTGCTGATTCGAAGCATAACCTGAATCTTTTATGCAATAGGATTGAAAGAGTGAAACAGAGCATTTAGAAATCATTATAGAAGAGAGAGCGTTATACGTATAAGCGTTTACATGATACATtgcaagttaaaaaaaaagttatcaacgactatataaataaaacatcaCTCAAGAAGACTTTGACTTAGAGTCAACGTCAACTAAACCGAAGATTGTGTATAATACAACAACGTCCACGAATTTAGTAAGCAAAAGAACACGGCACGAGAAGCCGTAAATGACGAGATTACCCTTTATCAccgccgtcgtcgtcgtcgtcttcctaCTCTCTGGTGCTACTCTGACGGTAGCGGAGATTAAGTCTTTCACTATCTCCGATGACTCACGGCCGGTCATTTTCTTCGAGAAATTCGGGTTTACCCAGACCGGTCATGTAACCGTATCGGTTAGCTCTGTTTCAGTATCTTCTCCGAGTACAACCGAGTCatcgaaattagggttcttcgtCCTAACGGAAGAATCGCTTCTCCAGGTACTCCTCGAGATGGAGCGAAACCCTAGATTCTGCATCCTCGATTCCAACTACATCCTCCATCTCTTCACCTTCCGCAACCGGTCTCAGTTCGATCATTCCTATTCGATAACGTCCTCGGGCGAGTACTCTATCTTCTTCGCAAGTTGCGTACCGGACACTACAGTTTCGATGAAGATCAAAATGGAGATGTACAATCTTGATCCGAACGGGTCAAAGATTTACTTACCACCCGGTTTGACTCAGTTACCCGGTTtgtatctcttcttctccctttgcTACTTGACTTTCTTTGGTCTCTGGCTCTGTTTCTGGTACAACAATACTCAAAGTATCCACCTTTTTATGGCTGCTCTGCTTCTAGTGAAATCTTTGACTCTGCTCTGTACTGCTGTGTATAAACACTACGTGAACGTCACAGGCACAGCTCATGGCTGGAACAttactttttatgttttccAATTCGTCAGTGTCGTTTTGCTCTTCACGGTGATTGTTCTAATCGGAAGCGGTTGGTCTTTCTTGCAACCGAAGCTacaaggaaaagagaagaagctgtTGATGATCGTTGTTCCGCTTCAGGTTTTAGCCAGCATTGCTTCGATTGTGATTGGAGAAACTGGACCTTTCATCGAGAATTGGGTGACTTGGAACCAATTCTTCTTGCTTGCTGATACAACTAGCTGTTTGGCGATTGTATTCGCAATGGTTAGGTCGATGTGTTGTCTAAGAGAGACATCGAAGAAACCCGAAGGGAAAGCGGTTAAGAGATTCTACGTTTTGGTAATTGTGTATTTGTTCTTCACGAGAATTGTGGTGCTTGCTTTAAAGATTACAGTAGACTATAAGTACGAGTGGGTGAGCAATGCAGCTGAGGAAATTGCAAGTCTTGCGTTTTGTAGTttgatgttttatatgtttaGGCCAATGGAGATGAATGAGTGTCTTGATAgtgatggtgaagaagaaactgcCGAGCTTTCCCTCAAGGAACAAGAGTTTGGGCTCTGATGAAACAATCTGTTTCTTGCTAtataaatgtgtgttttaagtTGTAAACGTGTAATAAGGAGTGTAGTATTCAGCTTAAGGCCTTAATTAAGCCTTTTTGTTAGTAAAGAAATCCAGTAGATCATGTGGAAGTGTGGAACTTAATCTGTGATATTCGTAATTTTCTGTTGAATATATACATGAAACTTTGGATTGACAATTTCCTTTGTATTTTATGGTCATTTATATAATGGACACAAAAAAGGCAACACACATCATATATAGTTCCGGAAGTATATTGTCACTTGTGTAAACCTAAAGTGGTCTAGGATTTTAGAGTACGTGGAAATTTATGAAATGATTACAATGATTACGTTTGTAATCAAATCGTaaattaacaaagaagaaagggttgaataataataataaggccGACATATTGTCTTGTTGATGAGTCTTGCAGCTTAAGCGTCAGAATTAAAGCATGCCTTGTTTGGTGTATgccaatttttatatatttattgtttttaatctttttattgtttcattatATCCAAGAATTGTTTTTGCTTACTATCTCTGCTTCATCCGACAATTTATCCGGAAATTAGTAATCGGGAGtttgaattaatatttcttACGTTAGCAAGTGACATATGGTTGTTCCACGTCTTGCTTGATAAAATTAACAACTTTATTTATTAACTCAATCGGTAAAATGAACGAAATATATTGAGGTTTGGATAGTCTACACGTATAAATATTGTAGAGGAAAATGTCGTGACGCAAGAGAAAGTGAACTATATTGTATTATCATCTTTTGTGGTCGTGATTATGTGTGGTTCACTAAGTCCCCACTAATGATAACCAGGAGGCGTgatctgaatttttttcttttgataactcttAATATTGTTCGTTCCACTAAACTATTTTATCATGCGACcatcatcattaatatataatttgtagaTTGTGTAAGCTATATTCTGTAATGCGGGTTGGCGTTGATTTATTGACTCCTCCAATTCTACACATGTCGATGCCAAATTGCCAACTAGTATTATTGGtgagaaacaaatttttatgaatatCTTACCTTATTATCTACAGAGACATTACAAGACTTTTGTTGAGGTActttatgaattttaaaataaagatgcCATTCTATTTATGTTCGTAATAGTATTCGATATTAGAAATACCAAAACTGATACAAATGGTTTTATGAGTTTATCTATTTTTACGTCAAGATTTgacaatatattattaatatgtatatattcttGACACTCGTATATATGTACGTATATGATCACCACtctattaattctttaaaacattaaaaaaaaaaagtgttaaaacaAGATCTGGTTCTGGCTATATGATTCTCCTCCTTTACAAGTGTTGAACAACTTTGTTTTACAACTTTAGTAAATCCATGGGCATCCGATGCTGGTATTTCCCCGCCTACTAGTTTCAATTTACCAGAGATCAAAAGTTTATAGTTGTTCTTGTTTTCCCGTTTACTAAACTGATAACATTTGGGAAAATCATATCAATACTAAAGCAACAATGCACGATGTCACAAGTTAATTAGCTTCCGTGATTTCACTATCCGAAAAATTGTAAACATTTAGTagccaaaatataaaattttactaacaTATAACTTAAACCACCGgtgaatttttgtattttccaAAATCCTGAACtattaatagagagagagaaaaaaggaaacaattaaACTACAAATAAATTCATAGAAACCCATGAAAATTCTGTATATTACAAGtttaaatacaaacaaaatcaacaaaaaaggaagaatTCAACAAATAACtcttaaaacaaagaaagaaagaaaaaaactcatatcTGAATATAATAAGtttgatgcaaaaaaaaagtaattaacttATATAACAACTTAGTTTGGATCAACAACATCTACGGTGGCAGCACAAGACAATAACCTTCGAAAAAACCTGAACATAATAGAACAAGCTTGTTCTTGTCGCTTCTTCCTTCTAACCCTCCTCTTCTCACCACGACGCCGCTTTGTACGCTCGACGTTTACGTCACTTTCCTCCTTACTCTTACGACGAAACGACGCTGTTTCCTTAACTCTCCCTAGACACGACGTGTGCGTCGCCGCCGACGTCATAGCCTTCTCCGATTTATTCTCATCGTCTTCCCTAGAGAAAGTGTAGCTCCGGAGGTACATCTGTCGGCAAGATATGCTATCCACTACACGCGCTTCCGGAACGCCACCTCCACGACGGACGGAGCGAACGAACTCAGCGTCGGACTCGGGCCACTTATATAGATTTACGTAGGAGGCACGTACGGGACGAACAGGCACGCGCGGGTCATGTGCATCGTTGATGCAACTTGAGATACACACCGAGTTCAtgctcaagttttttttatttgtgtgatATTTTTTTCCTCCTCTCGGCCTCGGTGATTATGTAATGCGTatgtctaatatatatatggattttggttttttattgtattttaaggTTTACTAACGTGGAGGAATAAGTGAAGCTTAGATTTGAAGAAAAGATTAGTGGGATATTAAAGTAGAAAtgttgagagagagaatgattaaGGAAAGGAGatgttattaattaattaataacattATAGTCCTTTAATTCGGTGATCCAATTGAATTTTTCATCAATACTGAATTAACTACAATATTACTATTAGTACTTGCGATTTGACCGGATAAAGAACGAGATGATGCAATAACAACACACATCTTCATAATTTGCGACTAAACCGGATAAAGAAAGGTTTGCGTTTGAACCGGATACATTTTCACAATTTGCGATTGAACCGGATAAAGAAAGGTTTGCGTCTGAACCGGATGCATCTTTCTTATCTTTAAGaacatttcttgatttttctaatTTGCGCCCAAAGAGAAATATGTTTACATCGCTTGCGTTATCGACGGCACCATTGAGCACGGCGATTATCTCTGCTGCTACGAGGCGGTCACAAGTTTCACAGCCTAAATCAACTAAGAAAGCCAAGCCGGAGAATAAGCGGCCAACGACGACGTCAACGAGCGGTTTCTCCTCTGGCAGAACAACGAAGGAATTGACTTGGAAATGCGTAGAAGGATGTGGAGCTTGCTGTAAGCTTGCAAAGGACTTCGCTTTCGCCACCCCTGACGAAATCTTCGACGACCCTGATGATGTCGaggttaaattttgttttttttccaccCACCACTTGTTCGACGAAATTACTCTGTCTGTGTTAAttgtatcaatgtttttttgacGTTTTTAATGCTTAATTCCAGCTGTATCGTAGCATGATCGGAGATGATGGATGGTGCATTAACTACAACAAAGCTACACGCAAATGCTCCATTTATTCTGGTACATTAATCTATTTATTAGCTTATCACTCTGATACATTTGTTTATCAACTGAAACATTTATATGCTATGAACATTTGTAACCAAAATCTCCTTGTCAACGTTCAGATCGTCCATACTTTTGTCGGGTTGAGCCCGAAGTTTTCAAGACACTCTACgggattgaagaaaaaaaattcaacaaggAAGCTATCAGGTAACATCAGTACTGA is from Camelina sativa cultivar DH55 chromosome 20, Cs, whole genome shotgun sequence and encodes:
- the LOC104768436 gene encoding protein GPR107 isoform X2, whose translation is MTRLPFITAVVVVVFLLSGATLTVAEIKSFTISDDSRPVIFFEKFGFTQTGHVTVSVSSVSVSSPSTTESSKLGFFVLTEESLLQVLLEMERNPRFCILDSNYILHLFTFRNRSQFDHSYSITSSGEYSIFFASCVPDTTVSMKIKMEMYNLDPNGSKIYLPPGLTQLPVKSLTLLCTAVYKHYVNVTGTAHGWNITFYVFQFVSVVLLFTVIVLIGSGWSFLQPKLQGKEKKLLMIVVPLQVLASIASIVIGETGPFIENWVTWNQFFLLADTTSCLAIVFAMVRSMCCLRETSKKPEGKAVKRFYVLVIVYLFFTRIVVLALKITVDYKYEWVSNAAEEIASLAFCSLMFYMFRPMEMNECLDSDGEEETAELSLKEQEFGL
- the LOC104768436 gene encoding protein GPR107 isoform X1 produces the protein MTRLPFITAVVVVVFLLSGATLTVAEIKSFTISDDSRPVIFFEKFGFTQTGHVTVSVSSVSVSSPSTTESSKLGFFVLTEESLLQVLLEMERNPRFCILDSNYILHLFTFRNRSQFDHSYSITSSGEYSIFFASCVPDTTVSMKIKMEMYNLDPNGSKIYLPPGLTQLPGLYLFFSLCYLTFFGLWLCFWYNNTQSIHLFMAALLLVKSLTLLCTAVYKHYVNVTGTAHGWNITFYVFQFVSVVLLFTVIVLIGSGWSFLQPKLQGKEKKLLMIVVPLQVLASIASIVIGETGPFIENWVTWNQFFLLADTTSCLAIVFAMVRSMCCLRETSKKPEGKAVKRFYVLVIVYLFFTRIVVLALKITVDYKYEWVSNAAEEIASLAFCSLMFYMFRPMEMNECLDSDGEEETAELSLKEQEFGL
- the LOC104768437 gene encoding uncharacterized protein LOC104768437, encoding MNSVCISSCINDAHDPRVPVRPVRASYVNLYKWPESDAEFVRSVRRGGGVPEARVVDSISCRQMYLRSYTFSREDDENKSEKAMTSAATHTSCLGRVKETASFRRKSKEESDVNVERTKRRRGEKRRVRRKKRQEQACSIMFRFFRRLLSCAATVDVVDPN
- the LOC104768439 gene encoding uncharacterized protein LOC104768439, with product MFTSLALSTAPLSTAIISAATRRSQVSQPKSTKKAKPENKRPTTTSTSGFSSGRTTKELTWKCVEGCGACCKLAKDFAFATPDEIFDDPDDVELYRSMIGDDGWCINYNKATRKCSIYSDRPYFCRVEPEVFKTLYGIEEKKFNKEAISCCIDTIKTIHGSDSKELDNFNRAIRSSPSSS